The Clostridioides sp. ES-S-0010-02 genome window below encodes:
- a CDS encoding dipeptidase — protein MKFIDLHCDTIAKLMENVETSELKTNKYSVDIDRLKKGDSLAQTFALFVDTEEVKHPFDYCMSMADKFHKEMKKNSDVIALATNYEEIMKNQSENKLTALLSIEEGAVLEGRIENLKKFYDLGVRMMTISWNHVNELSFPHNNIEYREKGLTDFGREVVHKMNELGMLVDVSHISDGGFYEIAKISSKPIIATHSNSRAMMNHTRNLTDDMIKVLANKGGVTGINFFHLFLGDKSESKLEDMVRHIKHIVNVGGIDVVALGSDFDGIDSKVEIEDISQMGKLYEPLKKEGFSEDEIEKIYYKNALRVIKEVL, from the coding sequence ATGAAATTTATTGATTTGCATTGTGATACTATAGCAAAATTAATGGAGAATGTAGAAACAAGTGAACTTAAAACTAACAAATATTCTGTTGATATAGACAGGCTGAAAAAAGGGGATTCATTGGCTCAAACATTTGCTCTTTTCGTTGATACTGAAGAAGTAAAACATCCTTTTGATTACTGTATGAGTATGGCAGATAAATTTCATAAAGAAATGAAAAAAAATAGTGATGTAATAGCTCTAGCTACTAACTATGAAGAAATTATGAAAAATCAATCAGAGAATAAGCTTACAGCGCTTTTATCTATAGAGGAAGGAGCAGTGCTTGAAGGTAGAATAGAAAACTTAAAGAAGTTTTATGATTTAGGCGTTAGAATGATGACAATAAGTTGGAATCATGTGAATGAGTTAAGCTTTCCTCATAATAATATAGAGTATAGAGAAAAAGGTCTTACAGATTTTGGTAGAGAAGTTGTACATAAGATGAATGAGCTAGGTATGCTAGTTGATGTTTCTCATATTTCAGATGGTGGATTTTATGAAATTGCAAAAATATCCTCTAAACCAATAATAGCTACACATTCAAATTCAAGAGCAATGATGAATCATACTAGAAACCTAACTGATGATATGATTAAAGTGTTGGCTAATAAAGGTGGGGTTACAGGAATTAACTTCTTCCACTTATTTTTAGGCGATAAAAGCGAAAGTAAGCTTGAAGATATGGTTAGACATATAAAACATATTGTAAATGTTGGAGGAATTGATGTTGTAGCTCTAGGCTCAGATTTCGATGGAATAGATTCAAAAGTTGAGATTGAGGATATATCTCAAATGGGTAAATTATACGAGCCTCTAAAAAAAGAAGGATTTAGTGAAGATGAAATAGAAAAAATATACTATAAAAACGCTTTAAGAGTAATAAAAGAAGTGTTATAA
- the yabG gene encoding sporulation peptidase YabG — protein sequence MKVGDIVARKSHNKDIVFKIVSFGVDENNEKIAILKGIAFRVIADAYIDDLELVKAPDIKDILIDKNVENLLYKSVRKAKERQKKMTRAVPKLQLNSNTYGMPGKVLQIDGDKEYLKICLDVYAQLGIPAVGVAVSEQNQHKEVRALLEKYNPDILVITGHDAMTVKRGDIEDMNNYRNSLNFMKTVREARKWQPNLDNLVIFAGACQSNYEKIINAGANYASSPGRIMIHALDPVFVVEKIACSRIDVVVPIDEVIEQTITGVKGIGGSETRGKFRWAMPKTILH from the coding sequence ATGAAGGTAGGAGACATTGTAGCTAGAAAGTCACATAACAAAGATATTGTATTTAAAATAGTCTCTTTTGGTGTAGATGAAAATAATGAAAAAATAGCTATACTAAAAGGAATTGCATTTAGAGTAATAGCAGATGCTTATATTGATGACCTTGAATTAGTAAAAGCACCTGATATAAAAGATATATTAATAGATAAAAATGTAGAAAATTTATTATATAAGTCAGTAAGAAAGGCTAAAGAGAGACAGAAAAAGATGACAAGGGCAGTTCCAAAACTTCAATTAAATTCTAACACATATGGAATGCCTGGAAAAGTATTACAAATAGATGGAGATAAAGAGTATTTAAAAATTTGTTTGGATGTATATGCTCAACTTGGAATACCTGCAGTAGGAGTAGCAGTTTCAGAGCAAAACCAGCATAAAGAAGTAAGAGCATTACTAGAAAAATATAATCCGGATATACTAGTAATTACAGGACATGATGCAATGACAGTAAAAAGAGGGGATATAGAAGATATGAATAACTATAGAAACTCTTTAAATTTTATGAAAACAGTTAGAGAAGCACGTAAATGGCAACCAAATTTGGATAATCTTGTAATATTTGCAGGAGCATGTCAGTCGAATTATGAAAAAATAATAAATGCAGGAGCGAATTATGCAAGTTCCCCTGGTAGAATAATGATACATGCTTTAGACCCTGTTTTTGTAGTAGAAAAAATTGCATGCTCAAGAATTGATGTAGTAGTACCTATTGATGAGGTTATAGAGCAGACTATCACAGGTGTTAAGGGTATTGGTGGCTCTGAAACAAGAGGGAAATTTAGATGGGCAATGCCAAAAACAATATTGCACTAA
- a CDS encoding Veg family protein → MATVQTLDKIRVSLERHIGKKILLKANKGRKQIITKEGILEKVYPSVFVIKLDDESNGYPRVSYSYSDLLTSNVKLQVFRDQDKLQIS, encoded by the coding sequence GTGGCTACTGTTCAAACTCTAGATAAGATAAGAGTAAGCTTAGAAAGACATATAGGAAAGAAAATATTGTTGAAAGCTAATAAAGGAAGAAAGCAGATTATTACAAAAGAGGGTATACTAGAAAAAGTTTATCCAAGCGTGTTTGTTATAAAATTAGATGATGAAAGTAATGGATATCCTAGGGTATCTTATAGTTACTCAGATTTATTAACATCTAATGTAAAGTTGCAAGTTTTTAGAGATCAAGATAAATTACAAATAAGTTAA
- a CDS encoding DUF3794 domain-containing protein, with the protein MELIKDVIKIDNRIDFGKFQTFIEAEAVVPDKKLDVYEIVKTEGYISLKKIEIADGKILCRGSFNYNVIYIADDKNTVSNVDGKVDINEVIEKDNVMQDMEYMLFSEVEHMDCTIMNERKIKVGALMNIRGSLFEKQRLDIVKDVAQVEGIQKHRKEICFQDIVGIEKAESSIRDTITINTEEIQSIISLNPCVKVKESRVTDNKVIIGGVLEINPLACTYEGELVELDRVGIEFTQFVEVPGVSDGMTEEVLLSMSDFNHIFKQNSESNTGLLEIDCMACCKVKVTDEVTREVLQDAYSPQKIIKFDHKPIQLNKTLRNSEETFMVREGIRNDNDDIQIKDIVSVCPTMSIENSYIEGNKSIIQGIIKVEILFIPVEGLKLVYKISEEIPFEHDIEMDNLTDTASVFNTACIDKIEVDLNRDQIDLVIKIKRFTEALDKKAESFIVKGEDQGVYDLSKAPSIIVYICKEGDTFWNIAKKYNTTENEIAELNDIKLDEAIKPGKCLILEKKVVLVD; encoded by the coding sequence ATGGAATTAATTAAAGATGTAATTAAAATTGACAATAGAATAGACTTTGGGAAATTTCAAACATTTATTGAGGCGGAAGCAGTAGTGCCAGACAAGAAGCTAGATGTATATGAGATTGTAAAGACTGAGGGTTACATATCACTTAAAAAAATTGAGATAGCAGATGGAAAGATACTTTGTAGAGGAAGTTTTAATTACAACGTAATTTACATCGCAGACGATAAAAATACTGTTTCTAATGTAGATGGAAAAGTAGATATAAACGAAGTAATAGAAAAAGATAATGTTATGCAAGATATGGAATACATGTTATTTTCAGAGGTAGAGCATATGGACTGCACTATAATGAATGAGAGAAAGATTAAAGTAGGAGCTCTTATGAATATAAGAGGAAGTTTATTTGAAAAACAGAGATTAGATATTGTAAAGGATGTAGCGCAAGTAGAAGGCATACAAAAGCATAGAAAGGAAATTTGTTTTCAAGATATAGTGGGAATAGAAAAAGCAGAAAGTTCTATAAGAGACACTATAACTATAAATACAGAAGAAATTCAATCTATAATAAGCTTAAATCCTTGTGTTAAAGTAAAAGAAAGTAGAGTAACTGATAATAAGGTTATTATTGGTGGAGTATTAGAAATAAATCCATTGGCTTGTACATATGAGGGTGAACTTGTAGAGTTAGATAGAGTGGGTATAGAGTTCACTCAGTTTGTAGAAGTTCCTGGAGTGAGTGATGGTATGACAGAGGAAGTATTATTGTCCATGTCAGACTTTAATCATATTTTTAAACAAAATAGTGAAAGTAATACAGGTCTATTAGAAATAGATTGTATGGCTTGTTGCAAGGTAAAAGTTACAGATGAAGTAACAAGAGAGGTATTACAAGATGCATACTCTCCTCAAAAGATAATAAAATTTGACCATAAACCTATTCAATTAAATAAGACTTTAAGAAATAGTGAAGAAACATTTATGGTTAGAGAAGGAATAAGAAATGATAATGATGATATACAAATAAAAGATATTGTAAGCGTTTGTCCAACTATGTCTATAGAAAATAGCTACATTGAAGGAAATAAAAGTATTATACAAGGGATTATAAAAGTTGAAATTTTATTTATTCCAGTTGAAGGGCTAAAATTAGTTTATAAAATTAGTGAAGAAATTCCATTTGAACATGATATAGAGATGGATAACTTAACTGATACAGCATCAGTATTTAATACGGCATGTATTGATAAAATTGAGGTTGATTTGAATAGAGACCAAATAGATTTGGTTATAAAAATCAAAAGATTTACTGAAGCATTAGATAAAAAGGCAGAAAGCTTTATTGTTAAAGGTGAAGATCAAGGTGTGTATGATTTATCTAAAGCCCCAAGTATAATTGTATATATATGTAAAGAAGGAGATACTTTCTGGAATATTGCAAAAAAATACAATACAACAGAAAATGAAATTGCAGAACTCAATGATATAAAACTTGACGAAGCAATTAAGCCTGGCAAGTGTCTTATTTTAGAAAAAAAAGTCGTATTAGTAGATTAA
- a CDS encoding 4-(cytidine 5'-diphospho)-2-C-methyl-D-erythritol kinase, giving the protein MDFIKLKSRAKINLSIDVLGKRQDGYHFVEMIMQTIDLYDIVKIKGLDKDEIEIKSTSLDIPLDEDNIVYKAAKILKNRFNIKKGVEVFIEKNIPVAAGMAGGSSNAAAVLVGLNELWKLELSEDELKDIGFNLGADVPFCISGRPALAQGVGEKLTDIKGLPCDISILICKPELFVSTKEVYQGLDLNNIKKRPNNKYLMECLNSEDIKAVSENMVNVLENVTISKYEEINNIKQVMMKNNALGSMMSGSGPTVFGLFESKEDALIGKKELLKKYKQVYVVNSSQKGVEICGEFN; this is encoded by the coding sequence ATGGATTTTATAAAACTAAAGAGCAGGGCAAAAATAAATTTATCCATTGATGTCTTAGGAAAAAGGCAAGACGGTTATCATTTTGTTGAAATGATAATGCAAACGATAGATTTATACGATATAGTAAAAATAAAGGGATTAGATAAAGATGAAATAGAGATAAAAAGCACTAGTTTAGATATCCCTTTAGATGAAGATAATATTGTTTATAAAGCTGCCAAAATACTTAAGAATAGATTTAATATAAAAAAAGGCGTAGAAGTATTCATAGAAAAAAATATTCCTGTAGCAGCAGGTATGGCTGGAGGAAGTTCCAATGCCGCCGCAGTATTAGTAGGATTAAATGAATTATGGAAACTTGAGTTATCTGAAGATGAATTAAAAGACATCGGATTTAACTTGGGAGCAGATGTTCCATTTTGTATATCAGGAAGGCCTGCTTTAGCTCAAGGTGTTGGAGAAAAACTAACAGATATTAAAGGTTTACCATGTGATATAAGTATTTTAATATGTAAACCAGAATTATTTGTTTCTACAAAAGAAGTTTATCAAGGGTTAGATTTGAATAATATTAAAAAAAGACCTAATAATAAATATTTGATGGAGTGTTTAAATTCAGAAGACATAAAAGCTGTATCAGAAAATATGGTAAATGTTCTTGAAAATGTTACTATAAGTAAATATGAAGAGATAAATAATATAAAGCAAGTTATGATGAAAAATAATGCTTTAGGTTCTATGATGAGTGGAAGTGGTCCTACAGTTTTTGGATTATTTGAAAGTAAAGAAGATGCTCTAATTGGAAAAAAAGAATTATTAAAAAAATATAAACAGGTATATGTTGTTAACAGCAGTCAAAAAGGGGTTGAAATTTGTGGAGAATTTAACTAA
- a CDS encoding GntR family transcriptional regulator produces MLLTAVKKGLKFVENLTKLNLDNYKPLRDVVFENLREAILEGKLKPGQRLMEVQLAEQLGVSRTPVREAIRKLELEGLVVMLPRKGAYVANMSLKDLLDVLEVRASLEGLAASLAAERIGDDDIKKLKDISEALKKSILESDLDALLKQDVEFHECIFKATNNKKLIQLINSLWEQVYRFRVTYMSDYDSSLNIVEEHRFLLDAIIKGDSELSKKYATEHIEKAEQFMIDKAMMNKDL; encoded by the coding sequence ATGTTGTTAACAGCAGTCAAAAAGGGGTTGAAATTTGTGGAGAATTTAACTAAACTGAACTTGGATAATTACAAGCCATTAAGAGATGTAGTCTTCGAAAATTTAAGAGAGGCAATCTTAGAAGGGAAATTAAAGCCTGGTCAAAGGCTGATGGAAGTACAACTAGCAGAACAATTAGGAGTAAGTAGAACTCCAGTAAGAGAGGCAATAAGAAAGCTTGAATTAGAAGGTTTAGTTGTTATGTTGCCTAGAAAAGGTGCATATGTAGCAAATATGTCATTAAAGGATCTTCTAGATGTATTAGAGGTAAGAGCAAGCTTAGAAGGTCTAGCAGCGTCTCTTGCTGCTGAAAGAATTGGTGATGATGATATAAAAAAACTTAAGGATATATCAGAAGCGTTAAAAAAAAGCATTTTGGAATCAGATTTAGATGCACTATTGAAACAAGATGTAGAATTTCATGAATGTATATTTAAAGCAACAAACAATAAAAAGTTAATCCAATTGATAAACTCCTTATGGGAACAAGTGTATAGGTTTAGAGTTACTTATATGTCTGATTACGACTCATCGCTTAATATTGTTGAAGAACATAGATTTTTACTTGATGCCATAATAAAAGGTGATAGTGAGTTGTCTAAGAAATATGCTACAGAGCATATAGAAAAAGCAGAACAATTTATGATAGATAAGGCTATGATGAATAAAGACTTATAA
- the spoIIR gene encoding stage II sporulation protein R, producing the protein MRKIKVRLGILILSLISVISIMTIVINGEVKKIDNISKDYKDKLIRFHVIANSNTDEDQELKLKVRDEVVKYLQPKLQNSKSIEESEAIIKKEYSTLEEISKNIILENGYNYSVKVGIQYSNFPTKQYSNIVLPAGEYKALKIIIGKGEGKNWWCVMFPPLCFVDESNGVIDKSTDDKLKEVLTDKEYKLIKQDTPKKTSRVKIKFKVIEVVKDLEEKF; encoded by the coding sequence ATGAGAAAAATTAAAGTTAGGTTGGGAATATTAATATTAAGTCTTATATCAGTCATATCAATAATGACGATAGTAATAAATGGTGAAGTAAAAAAAATTGATAATATATCAAAAGACTATAAAGATAAATTAATAAGATTTCATGTCATAGCAAATAGTAATACAGATGAAGATCAAGAACTTAAATTAAAAGTTAGGGATGAAGTAGTAAAATATTTACAACCAAAACTACAAAACTCAAAAAGTATAGAGGAAAGTGAAGCTATTATAAAAAAAGAATATAGTACTCTGGAAGAAATAAGTAAAAATATTATTCTTGAAAATGGATATAATTACAGTGTAAAGGTAGGTATACAATATAGTAACTTTCCTACAAAACAATATTCTAATATAGTTCTTCCAGCAGGTGAATATAAAGCATTAAAAATTATAATTGGAAAAGGTGAAGGAAAAAACTGGTGGTGTGTTATGTTTCCTCCATTATGTTTTGTTGATGAGTCTAATGGAGTTATAGACAAATCTACAGATGATAAGTTAAAAGAAGTTTTAACTGACAAGGAATATAAGCTAATAAAACAAGACACACCAAAGAAAACAAGCAGAGTAAAAATCAAGTTTAAAGTAATTGAAGTAGTAAAGGATTTAGAAGAAAAATTTTAA
- a CDS encoding cell wall hydrolase: protein MDRWSKLIAILLALTYIFMPIKEVYADEPTETAKKVNKQEKNVAKKEVINLSDNDLMLLSKLVAGEARGESYEGQVAVAAVVINRVLDPRFPDSIEEVIYQKNAFSVVLDGSINKTPTDSACKAAKEALYGTDPTNKAVYFWNPEIATCKWINRLNPYLRIGNHVFAK, encoded by the coding sequence ATGGACAGGTGGAGTAAACTGATAGCTATATTACTAGCTTTAACCTATATATTTATGCCTATTAAAGAGGTATATGCAGATGAGCCAACAGAGACAGCTAAGAAAGTAAACAAACAAGAAAAAAATGTAGCAAAAAAGGAAGTAATAAATTTATCTGATAATGATTTAATGTTACTGTCTAAATTGGTTGCAGGTGAAGCTAGAGGAGAAAGCTATGAGGGACAGGTTGCTGTAGCAGCTGTAGTAATAAACAGAGTATTGGACCCTAGATTTCCAGATTCAATAGAGGAAGTTATATATCAGAAGAATGCTTTCTCAGTTGTGCTTGATGGTTCAATAAACAAGACACCAACAGATTCAGCATGTAAAGCAGCTAAAGAAGCTCTTTATGGAACTGACCCAACAAATAAAGCAGTATATTTCTGGAACCCAGAAATAGCCACTTGCAAATGGATAAATAGACTAAATCCATATCTGAGAATAGGGAATCATGTGTTTGCAAAATAA
- a CDS encoding glutamate racemase, producing MSNRPIGVFDSGLGGLTVLKEIMKILPNEDIIYFGDTARIPYGSRSKETIIKYTFQAINFLKTKDVKAIVIACNTATARSLKEAQEKYDIPIIGVIEAGARTAVSSTKNKTVGIIGTEGTISSKAYNLEISKIDKNIEIVNKACPLFVPIVEEGWANTEVAKLTAKIYLQELKDKNIDSLVLGCTHYPILKRTIGEEVGEHIKLVNPAKETAKDLKKILEERNIINSKEAHGIYQYYVSDIHEKFSDIAKEFLKKKIDKIQKVEIQKY from the coding sequence ATGAGCAATAGACCAATAGGAGTTTTTGATTCGGGATTAGGCGGATTGACGGTTTTGAAAGAAATAATGAAGATATTACCAAATGAGGATATAATATATTTTGGAGATACTGCTAGAATACCATATGGTTCGAGATCTAAGGAGACTATAATTAAATATACTTTTCAAGCTATAAATTTTCTAAAAACTAAGGATGTAAAAGCTATAGTTATAGCTTGTAATACTGCTACTGCGAGAAGTTTAAAAGAGGCTCAAGAAAAATATGATATACCAATAATAGGAGTTATAGAAGCCGGTGCTAGGACAGCTGTAAGTTCCACTAAAAACAAGACTGTAGGTATAATTGGAACAGAAGGAACTATAAGTTCAAAGGCATATAATTTAGAAATATCTAAAATAGATAAAAATATAGAAATTGTTAATAAAGCATGTCCTTTATTTGTACCAATTGTTGAAGAAGGATGGGCTAACACAGAAGTAGCTAAGTTAACAGCAAAGATATATCTACAAGAATTAAAAGATAAGAATATAGACTCTTTGGTATTAGGATGTACTCATTATCCTATTTTAAAGAGAACAATAGGTGAAGAGGTTGGAGAACACATAAAATTGGTTAATCCAGCTAAAGAGACAGCTAAAGATTTAAAAAAGATTTTAGAAGAAAGAAACATTATAAATAGCAAAGAAGCTCATGGAATTTATCAATATTATGTATCAGACATACATGAAAAATTTTCAGATATAGCGAAAGAATTTTTAAAGAAAAAAATTGATAAAATTCAAAAAGTGGAGATACAAAAATATTAG
- a CDS encoding DUF1934 domain-containing protein: MEEKSLSVKISINTRQYDEKGNMDTIEMTTFGKIFYKNDGIYVIYKEKEDNIEITNTIKILKNEVSIKKFGSINSTMMFKCGESSTTKYVTPQGTLLIDIDTRELDINIQEGEHIKLKIDYNIKIQDLFLGRNKIDIYIDIK, from the coding sequence ATGGAGGAAAAATCGTTGAGTGTAAAAATAAGCATAAATACTAGACAATATGATGAAAAAGGTAATATGGACACCATAGAGATGACTACTTTTGGTAAAATTTTTTATAAAAATGATGGAATATATGTTATTTACAAGGAAAAAGAAGACAATATAGAAATAACTAATACTATAAAAATACTTAAAAATGAAGTTAGTATTAAAAAGTTTGGTTCTATTAATTCAACTATGATGTTTAAATGTGGAGAAAGCAGTACTACAAAATATGTAACCCCACAAGGTACCTTATTAATTGATATTGACACAAGAGAATTGGATATAAATATACAAGAAGGGGAACACATAAAATTGAAAATAGACTATAATATAAAGATACAAGATTTATTTTTAGGTAGAAACAAAATAGATATATACATAGATATTAAATAA
- the tilS gene encoding tRNA lysidine(34) synthetase TilS, giving the protein MIFDKVLSTINKHNLIQKGDKIVLGLSGGPDSVCLLHVLNRLKKDFNIEIYAAHLNHQIRGIEAQKDALYVSKLCEDMGIVFFVKSINVPKYCENEGLSLEEGARKLRYEMFYEIKDKIKANKIAIGHNLNDQAETVMMRIMRGTGLKGLKGIDYIRDNCIIRPILDVERIDIEEYCKAHNLNPRIDKTNLENIYTRNKIRLDLLPYMKDNFNSNVIESIVRMSNSLKSDNDYIEKEAEAKFREVSNIKEKSFVEINLEDFICLHDAIKVRVLRNSIKHILGDTNFVDQKHIEDIMSLESDSKVNKMITLPRNIFVYRKKDSIILTNEEIVSEEIEFYYNIPSNGFIKIKELKQIIETQVMSIDRYKSMKLDNSSKGFDFNKVKGGIVIRSRRQGDKIKLAMGSKKVKDLFIDLKIPREERCKIPIITDSEGIICVGDYKISENYKIDESTKEVLKINFNKL; this is encoded by the coding sequence ATGATATTTGATAAGGTACTAAGTACTATAAATAAACATAATTTAATACAAAAAGGCGATAAAATAGTTTTGGGTCTTTCTGGAGGACCTGATTCAGTTTGTTTATTGCATGTACTAAATAGATTAAAAAAAGATTTTAATATAGAAATATATGCAGCACATTTAAATCATCAAATAAGAGGAATAGAAGCTCAAAAAGATGCATTATATGTATCTAAGCTTTGTGAGGATATGGGAATTGTATTCTTTGTAAAGTCTATTAATGTACCAAAATATTGTGAAAATGAGGGGTTATCATTAGAAGAAGGAGCAAGGAAGCTAAGATATGAAATGTTTTATGAAATTAAGGATAAGATTAAAGCTAACAAAATAGCTATAGGCCATAATCTCAATGACCAAGCTGAGACTGTCATGATGCGTATTATGAGAGGAACAGGTCTTAAAGGGTTAAAAGGAATTGATTATATTAGAGATAACTGTATAATTAGACCAATCTTGGATGTAGAGAGAATAGATATAGAGGAATATTGTAAGGCTCATAATTTAAATCCTAGAATAGATAAAACAAATTTAGAAAACATATACACTAGAAATAAAATAAGGTTAGACCTTTTACCATATATGAAGGATAATTTTAATTCAAATGTAATAGAATCTATAGTGAGGATGAGCAATAGCTTAAAAAGTGACAACGATTATATTGAGAAAGAGGCAGAAGCTAAATTTAGAGAAGTTTCAAATATAAAAGAAAAGAGCTTTGTAGAGATAAATTTAGAAGATTTTATTTGCTTACATGATGCTATCAAAGTTAGGGTTCTTAGAAATTCTATAAAACATATACTAGGAGATACTAATTTTGTTGATCAAAAACATATAGAGGACATAATGTCTTTAGAAAGTGATTCAAAAGTAAATAAAATGATAACTCTTCCGAGAAATATATTTGTTTATAGAAAAAAAGACAGTATAATATTAACCAATGAGGAAATTGTTAGTGAGGAAATTGAATTTTATTACAATATACCTAGTAATGGGTTTATAAAAATAAAAGAATTAAAACAAATTATTGAGACCCAAGTAATGAGTATAGATAGGTATAAGAGTATGAAATTAGACAATTCATCTAAAGGGTTTGATTTTAATAAGGTAAAAGGGGGTATAGTAATAAGGAGCAGAAGGCAAGGTGATAAGATAAAACTTGCTATGGGAAGTAAAAAAGTGAAGGATTTATTCATAGATTTAAAAATCCCAAGAGAAGAAAGATGTAAAATTCCTATAATCACAGATAGTGAAGGAATAATATGTGTTGGAGATTATAAAATCAGTGAGAATTATAAAATTGATGAAAGCACAAAAGAAGTATTAAAAATTAATTTTAACAAATTATAG